The Candidatus Eisenbacteria bacterium nucleotide sequence GTAGCTGCCGAAGACCTCCTGGCTGGTCGCCTTATCCTTCATGAGCAACGGCGTGCCGGTGAAGCCGATAAAAACTGCATTCGGCATCATCGCCTTCATCACCCGGTGCAGCTTGCCACTCTGCGTGCGGTGGCACTCGTCCACGAAGACGAAGACCTCGCCCACCGTCGGACTGGGTTGCGCCTCCAGATCCTTGATGAAATCGTCGAAGTCGTCCACATCTTTGCGCCCGAATTTGTGGACCAGCGAGCAGAGCAGACGCGGCGTGGCCTGACCGAGCAGTTTCATCAGCCCGCGGCCGCTTCGGGTCCTCTTGATCGCCTCCCCCACCTCCTTGAAGACCCGTTCGATCTGTTTGTCCAACTCGTCGCGGTCGGTAACAATGGCGACGCGGGCATTGGGATTGTTTTCCAGGATCCACTTCGCGAGCATCACCATCACGATGCTCTTGCCGCTTCCCTGCGTGTGCCAGATAATGCCGCCCTTTTTCTTCCGCATATGCGCCTGCGCGGCCTTGACGCCGAAATACTGGTGCGCGCGCGGCAGCTTCTTCACGCCGCCGTCGAAGAGGACGAAGTTGTGCATCAGCTCGATCAGCCGGTCCTTGCGGCACATCCTGAGCAGGTATTTGTCCAGCTTGAAGCGGCTGTCGTCCGCCTCGTCTTCCTTCCACTTCAGGAAATACTTTTCCGGCGTGCCGATGGTGCCGTACTTCAGACCTTCGGAATCGTTGCCCGCGAAGATGAACTGCACCGTGCTGAAGAACCAGGCGTTAAACTCTGGCTGCTGGTTTGAAAGATTCTGACGGATGCCGTCTCCAATGCTCACGCGGCTGTTCTTCAGCTCCAGCACGCTGACGGCGATACCGTTCACATACAGCACAATGTCAGGACGCCGCTCATGGTTTCCCTTGAGCGTCACCTCCTCGGCTATAACAAAATCGTTCTTCTCCGGTTTCTTCCAGTTGATGAGATGGACCGTTTCCGTCGCCTTGCCCGCCTCGATCTTTACCGGGACGCCGTAGCGCAAAAAGTTGTAGACGGATTGGTTATTGCCGTAAAGCGTGCGGCTGTGGTTGTCCGCCTCGGTGCGGAGCTTGTGGAGGGCGACGCTGATCTGCGCTGGTTTGTAGCCGTTCTTGGTCAGCCATGCCGTGAGCAAACTTTCTTCGATATTGCTGTTGCCGTCGCGGTCGGTCCAGTCGCCGAGGTAGCGGTAACCCAGCTCATCGCGGAACAGGGCGATGATCCGGTTCTGCGTGGCTCGCTCAGGTTGGCCGACGGTGTTCATACGAGGCGGATCCTCCCGGTGAGCAGTTCCTGCATCATGCCCTGCTTGAGCTGGCGGGTTTTGGAGAGCTTGGCTTCTAGCGCGCCGATCGAGACGTCCATATCGGAGAGAATAGCGGCGATGGCGGATTGTTCGTCTGGCGCGGGGCTGGAGATTTCAATTTTCTCGATTGTCCGCGCATTGAGGCTCGGAACGCCGGACGCCTCGTTGTGCTGCTTCCAATCAATCAAACAGAACCGGTAGAACATGAATTTGGCGTGATTGGGTTCATGAACAACTGAGTAAAAAAGCGTGTCAACCGTCCAGAACGGGGTGTCCATGTATTGGGGTTGATCAATCGTTCCCTTTCGACCGATCAGGACAGATGGCTTGTCGTAGAGGAAGCGATTCGCCCTACCAATTTCGCCGCCACTCGCTAGGATTGGGTATTGGCCGTCCGTAGCTTCGACGTCGCTCTGACTCTTGCCATGGCAGACGGTCAAAATTTCTCCCAACCGCTTCACCTCCCACTCCCCGCTGAAGCCCGGCAGGCGCTTCTTGCCGGTGAGCAATTCCTGCATGGCGCCCTGTTTGATGTGGCGCTTCTTGGCGAGGAGCTGATCCAGGGATTCGATGAGGGCATTCGCATCGCTCAATGCCTCGGCGATGGCTTCTTGTTCGGCTTTTGTGGGTGGGAGTGAGAGAAGACACTTCTGAAAGACAGGATTTAGAAGGTGTGTCTGATTTACTCCGTCATCGAATCCCAAAAAGTAGGGATTCCGGTTCAGTACATAGAACAGATACTTCGGGCAATCGCGGTAAGGTGTCAACGCACAAACCCGCTGGTTGACAGCATACAAGTTGTCCTGATCGGCCAAGAAGGCCTTCGCAAGAGCCTTACCATTTGGCAGGTCACTCATGACCATCAATACATCATTTCGCTTTGCGCAGCAAAAGTTGACAGTCGAGTACTTGCGGACGCATCCATTCGTCGAAATGAACTTGGAGTTCACGCAGACGAATCGTCCAAAGTCCGAGATATGCTGTTCGTGAGCTTTCCCACCACGAAAACGGCAGATATCAGGCAAGAGTTTGATCTCCCAATCCTTCGGAATCACCCCCACCTCGGTCTGCTTGTAGCCGGCCTTCACTTCCATGAGAAACCCATCTTCTCTAGATGGCGGTTCACCTTGGCTTCCAGCTCGGCCAAACGGTTGACCATCTGTGGCAGCGGAGTTTCGTAGCGCTCGGCGAGTTCCTTCACCCGCTGGGTAAGTTGCCGGCTTATACGATCCATCTCGCCGTTGATGGCGGCATCCAGCGTAGCGAGCCACTTGTCGTCTACCACCAGCGTTTTGATATCAGACTCGGAAAGCTTAGGATAATAGGCATAGGCTTTGGTATCAAGCGCCACCTCAGTTTCCTTGAGCTGCTTTTTAAGTTCGGCCTCCTTATTGTTATACTTCAGCCACTGGTTCAGTACGGCCGCTTCGTCCTTCGCTTCCTTATCGCCCTTAATCTCCTTCAATCTGCTCGCGACATTGGCCTTATTCACCTTGTCAAGTTCAGCGAAGGCCCCGTCCTCGCCGCTATGCTCCTCCTCCATCTCGGTGAGGTGGGCTGTGACACCCTCAAGCTCGGCGGCGAGCTGATCGACATCCCTCTGATCTTTAACAAAATAGCGGGCGACGATGAGGGATTTGGGCACGAGGTCGCAGGTCCATCCCTTGTCTTTCTCCCTTCCCTTCTTGTCCTTCTCGATGATGCGGGTGGTCTCGGCCTTCCATCCATCGGCGGCGATAAGATATCCGTCGTCCTGCATGGTATCCGCCCAGTAATCCATCAGGTGCTGATAGATGTCGTAGGGATCGATCAGCGGCTTGCCGGCGTAGTGGGCGAGCAGGCCCTCGGCCAGCGCCGCGATAACCTCCTTGGGATGGCATCCGGCCTGCAAGGCTTTCAGCTTTGCGGCGGTCTTCTTGCGCCACGCGGCGAAATGGGCGTTCATGCCGACGATGAAGGCGGCGAACTCCGGGTGCTCGTAGATGGCGGACTTGATGGTCGACTTCTCCACGGTGAGAGCGAAGTAGCCGGGGCGGCTTTTCTTGAACAGCGAATGTCGTAGTTTTGGGCAGACATCCCAGTAACGCTGGAGCGCATCGACATCGGCCGCGGGGATACCGCCCTGCAGATGGCCCGCGATGTCCTGCAGATCCTCGGGCGTCTGGCTGTCGATATAGCGCGGAAGGTTTAGGTTGAACTCGTTCTTCTCAATCTCCGCGAAGGGGACCATCCGCGCGTACTTCGGGACGTCGAGCCGTTTGTTAAAGACGTCCACGATCTTGTGAATGTCCATGCTGCGCAGGCGGTTTTTGGGGCCGTCCTTCATGAAGCCGCCGCTGGCATCGATCATGAAGACACCCTTGCGGGCCTGGGCGTCCTCCTTGTCGATGACCACGATGCAGGCCGGGATGCCGGTGCCGTAGAAGAGATTGGCGGGCAGGCCGATGATCCCCTTGATGTAGCCTTTGCGCACGAGGGCGCGGCGAATGTCGGCCTCGGCGTTGCCGCGGAACAGTACGCCGTGCGGGAGGATGCACGCACCTTTGCCGGTGCTCTTCAGCGAGCGGACAATGTGCAACAGGTAGGCGTAATCTCCCTGTTTGGCGGGAGGGACGCCGAAGGCTTTGAAGCGCTCGAAGGGATCGTTTAGCGGATCGAGGCCGGTGCTCCAGCGCTTGTCGGAAAAGGGCGGATTGGCGACGACATAGTTGAAGGTCTTGAGGGTGTCGCCCTCCTTGAATTTTGGATCGGCCAGCGTGTTGCCCTGCATGATCAACGCGGTTGGATTGTTGTGCAGGATCATGTTCATCCGCGCGAGGCCGCTGGTGGCGGCGTCTTTCTCCTGCCCGTAAAGCGTGACGGGAGTGCCGGCCTCAGTGCCGACCTTCAGGAGCAGCGAGCCGGAACCGCAGGTGGGATCGTAGACGGTGGTGGCGGCGCTGGTCTTCGCGGTACGGATGCCGCTGATCTGGGCCATGATGCGGCTGACCTCGGCGGGTGTGTAGAACTGCCCCTTGCTCTTGCCGCTCTCGGTGGCGAAGTGTCGCATCAGGTATTCGTAGGCGTCGCCCAGGATGTCGTCGTCGTCAGCGCGGTTCTTGGAGAAGTCGAGCGCCGGGTTCTCGAAGATGGCGATCAGGTTGGTGAGCCGGTCCACCATTTCTTTGCCACTGCCGAGCTTGGCGGCGTCATTGAAGTCGGGGAAATCGGAGAGTTTGTTGGCGTTGGCCAGCGGGGCGATGATCTTCTTGTTGATCTGGTCGCCGATATCGCTCTTGCCCTTGAGAGCAACCATGTCCTTGAAGCTTGCGCCACGCGGGATCGTGATCGGCGCGTAGGGCTGGCCCGCGTATTTGTCACTGACGTATTTGATGAAGAGCAGGACGAGGACGTAATCTTTGTACTGGCTGGCATCCATTCCGCCACGCAGTTCATCGCAGCTAGACCAGAGGGAGGAATAGAGTTCAGATTTTTTTAGGGCCATTCGTTGGATGCTCCAAGTGCGTGACGAGGCCGGGCTGTGTCCGGGATCGAAGTCCGACCTCCGACTTCATGGTGGTAGCCTTTTGGACGTGACCCGGGCCAACACGCAATGATCCTATCTCATCTCCCTCCTGAGCGCCAGCGCAATGAAATGCGGGACCAATCGCTGCTCGGAGCGTGGCTGAAGCCAGCCCCACCGCCTTCCAGGAAGCACATCCCTCCTGTTGATGGAGGAGGCCGGACAAAGGGCGTTAGGAGTTTTTGTGAGCAAACTCTTGCCCTTGTAGAGCTAATTTATGAAGGGCGATTCTTTTTTTGAGAATCTCCGGATCGCTCGGCAAGTCTAACAATTCCGCAGTTAATCCCGGCCTAGCAAACTTTCTTCCAATGCCAATATGATATTCCAATACCAATTCCACAAATCCCCTAAGTTGATGGAGAATGTCCTGTGCATCATTTATTTCTTCTCCACCATGTACCCATTGGTTTCTTCTTTCCCGAAGATGCTCGAGAATAGGCTTGGCTTCATCCCTGCTCACACATGGGAAAAGCGCTCGCTTGACAGTTTGGTCATAGTTTGCGCCCCCGGTAACCGTTAGCGCTTCTAGTAGAGACCACAACTTAAGAAAAGAGGACTCAAAATCAATCCCATCAAGGGCCTCTGCATATCTTACAAAATAATCACACAATTCATTTGGATAGTTTGATTGCTTTATCAACTTTCTGAGTTGCTTTTCCCTTGCTACAATTTCTTTCCATTCATTTTTTGTTCCATAACTTGTCTTCGCCAATGCAAATCTAGGCTCATACCATACTCCCAGCCCAGTGTGTTTCCCATCCAATTTATGCAGGCTAAAAATTGGCCCAAGACATATCTGGTTTACTGGCCATCGCCGGCCTAAGTAACCTCGTCTAGTCATCCTGTGACTATTAGCATAGTTCCAAACACCTCGTATGCAGTTCAATGACCTTAGTGCTTTGTCCATTGCACTATTTGTGGTTCTTGCCATGACATGGACCATTGCCCACTTGTAATTCTCTGGATTGTTTTGACCAATAGTCTCTAGCGCGGGCTTTTCTATAGTTTTTCGATCAAAGTATTTTGGCAGAGATTTCGAAATGATAATAGTTGCATCACAGAAATCACGCGTTAGCTGGTTCACATAACCTGGAACTGATATTGTGCCGATGAATGTATAAGGATTTGTGGGTCGGGCAAGATATAGCTTTTCACGCCGTGTAATCTCGGTCAACAGACTACTTTCTGCAATGCCATTTTCAAAATCATCGGAATACAGAGCATCGCAAATTATACCCCGCTTGTCGGTGTCGCAGATATGCTTTGGGAATGTGATTGCAGTTTGAAGCACGCTTAGTATGTCGGCCAACATCTCTGCACCGAAAGGGCTATTACCCGTTTTTCGCGATTTTGACAACTTGTCAAGTAGCGCCGACAGCTTATATTTATTCTTTATCTGGGCCATAGCTATTACAAATTCTTAAAAACACTCCTAACGTTCTCATAATCCACGAGGGTTCTTGGCGCGACCCCCGCTCACTCCCATGTTCGCATCCATTCTCCCATAAATGCGAGGGGAACCGCAAGAGCGATCATCAGGCTCAATTGCTCCCTGCGCGCGAATTTCATCATGGCCCGGAGTCTATGGGCTCCAACTTAGGGGGCGAAGATGAGGGTGCTGTCAGTCCCACCGCCTTCTTTGGAGAGAGATATATGTTTTTGTTGTAAGAGGAGTCCATATAAGGCAGTTAGGTTGTTAAAAACTATCCTTCTGGTGGCCAAGGAGAAGGAAGCTCCAGAAAATCTCCCAAACTCGGGCCTTCCATTTCTTCGAAGTATCCCGATTCCTGATTCAAAAGCTTTTTATCAAAAGGAATAATGTTAGCTTGGAGTTGATGATTTGACCAGGGATGTGGGATTAAGACTGGCTGTTTCTCCCTTAAGTTCGTGTAGTCAAGTCTTCCTGCTGCAATCACGGCGCTTAGCCGTTTCCCCCTTGGCCCACCAGGGCCAATCCAAAGGCCCCTTTCGTTGCGGCCCCAACATTGTGATATCGTTTCGCCTTCAGCGTCGCTTGATATTGTTAATACTGCCTTCCCAAACAACACTTCGACAAACATATCTGGTATATAGCCGCGATCTAATACATTTACCGCCACAACCAAAGGCATCTCTAGGTCACCATAGCGCTTTGCCTTATTCTTTAGACTTCTATAAATTGTCTCGCCGGTTCTCACTACCTCTAATCCTGGCAGGAGGAGCGCTATTGGCCTTATGCTTAGATTGTCTCGTTGAGATTCGGCTTTGGGGATTGGGAAAAACTCGATGAACCAACCGTCTCTTTTGTATTCAAGACATGGTAAACCCACAATTCCTTCATCTATATATTCGTTCCTTGTTTGCTCGTAATCCTGTTTGTTGAGCCATCTTTCGAGCGCCCCGACCATAGACCTGCTGGGCGGCGTAATGTTCGGAGCGCCTCTGACTCGAAGAGCAAGACAAAAATCAGGCGACCTCAACTCGTTTATGACATCATAAACCTGATCTCTGCGTATAGTGGCTCGCCTCTCTGTATGTGATGGGCCAACTGTGGTGGCCTCCAGGCAGAATAGGTCCTGGCCTTTGCTCCTAACCAAGAAATCCGGTCTTTTCTTGGTTTCGGGAATCGCAGGATGAATCACTAGCTCGTAACCATTTTTAAGTAGAGTTTCATGAATTAGCAATTCAAAGAATGCTGAAAGATGTGCATAGTCATCATCAGATTGAAAGCGTGACCGGAACTCGTTTTTTTCTTCCTCTGGATAGCGGTCAAACCACTGATTCAGTAAACTCCTTATTGCGATGAATGGTTCCCGGGCAGAGTTATTACAGTATTGCCATTTGGAGACTGATCGCGTGGCCAAAGACATATCTGTTCTCTTAAAATCCGCGAATAGCATCTTTATACCTCGATCAACCTGACTTCTGTTAACCCACGAGGGCCTTTGGTGCGGCCCTCGCCCTCTCTCAACCGCGCATCCATTCTCTCACCAAACGAGAGGCAAGACAAGACTTCAGTCAGCCCCACCGCCTTCCTGGGATGTATATTGTTCTCGTTGACTGAGGAGTCCAGATAAAGCCGTTAGGCCTTTTTTTATATCGAGAGACTACGCCAATGTTTCCGAAACAACTCAAAACATGTATTATCAACTAAAATAATGTTTTCCCGATTGGCACCACCTCGCTTTACTAATTCCTTGACTACAACACCGCGATCATGAGATGAAATACTTTTTGCGGTTGCAAAATAGCAAACATTTCCCGCATTAATGTGCTTACCTTCGGCGGGATAAATTAAGTCCAAATTCTGGATGTGGAATGCATATCCCAGAAAAATAACAAAGTCCGCATCCTTCATTCCTTCGCGAATCTTTAAGATATCGCTCGATTCGGGATTGGTTCCTTCGGTGTACGTCTTTATTTTATTTGCAAGCTTAACTAAATCCTTTGCATCCGGCTCAGCTCCAAATTCTATTGCGTCTTTCTTGCCATACCATGGCAGTTCTCCCACCTTGCCATATGGATGATAAATTTCCATTCCGCATATCAATTCTCCCGCCTCGCCGGGACTAATTCCGTAATATATCTGAAGAGCATGATAAAGAAATTGCTCAACGCATCGATCGTAGTTAAAAATTATAAGCCTTATGTTGGATAGCCGATCTTTTAGTTTTTCCGCTACGCAGCGTTCTGTGAGCAACTGTAAAAATGGTTCAAACCATGTATTTTTGAAGCCATGTAAGTCCAGGGTTCTACTTGCGCCCCCTGCATCAACAAAGAGAAGGCTTTTGCGTTCGGCCTCTAGAATTGATCGGACAATTGAGAGTTTACCGCACGTCTCAATCGCCTTGTTTCCCTTGTGATTTTCAATAAAGCTGTCTATTGACATGGCAACAGGCAATGCATCCCTAATTCTCAAGGCGGCCTCGATCAGCTGAGACATACTAGAGCTCTCTGGTGTACCCTGTCTAACCATCAATCGGAGGGCCTCATAAACGCGTGGGTCTCCGCTCTTTAAAAGGCGCGTAATATCAAAATCAAAATTAAGGATGTTAATTATTCTCTGCTTAAGTTCAACGCCAGTTGGTAGATTTGCTTCCTTGCTTGCTCCGGCTCCTATAACAATTACGGTATTATTCCCGACCATAAATCACCTTGCTTTTGGTTGACGTTCATTTCTAGGTTAATAGGCCTAACGTTCTAATAACCCGGGAGGGTTATTGGCGCGACCCTCGTTCACCCGCTCTCTTCTGAGTGCCACCATCCTGATCAAAATCGCTACGATCACTCAACGTAAGGCATTCGAACTCGATCCAATGCTATCACTTAGAACCTGATCGGTACAACTCGTATAAGGAGCCGCCATTGCCCTCAAACACCGGTCCTGAATCGGGCCACGAAGGCCGCCGCAGTTAATCACTGGCGAGCCAGAACCCAAATGATGCTATACATTTCGGCCACACTACACATAATACCATCTCCATTGTGCTTGCTTTAACAGTAACAGAATCGCGGCACTACCCATAACCCTGGTCTTCGATCATTGCAGGACCCTGCCTTAATCCGGGACGCGACGAGCCCGCAACGCACGGGAAA carries:
- a CDS encoding HsdR family type I site-specific deoxyribonuclease translates to MNTVGQPERATQNRIIALFRDELGYRYLGDWTDRDGNSNIEESLLTAWLTKNGYKPAQISVALHKLRTEADNHSRTLYGNNQSVYNFLRYGVPVKIEAGKATETVHLINWKKPEKNDFVIAEEVTLKGNHERRPDIVLYVNGIAVSVLELKNSRVSIGDGIRQNLSNQQPEFNAWFFSTVQFIFAGNDSEGLKYGTIGTPEKYFLKWKEDEADDSRFKLDKYLLRMCRKDRLIELMHNFVLFDGGVKKLPRAHQYFGVKAAQAHMRKKKGGIIWHTQGSGKSIVMVMLAKWILENNPNARVAIVTDRDELDKQIERVFKEVGEAIKRTRSGRGLMKLLGQATPRLLCSLVHKFGRKDVDDFDDFIKDLEAQPSPTVGEVFVFVDECHRTQSGKLHRVMKAMMPNAVFIGFTGTPLLMKDKATSQEVFGSYIHTYKFSEGVEDGVVLDLVYEARDIDQRLGSKEKIDAWFDAKTRGLNDWQRDELKKKWGTLQQVLSSRSRMDRVVSDIVFDFSVKPRLSSERGNALLVASSIYEASKYFSLFQRTPFRGKCAVVTSYNPLAKDVTLEETGANTDTDKQFIYNTYNEMLEEVEAKPGMTKTETYEERAKTLFTIEPANMKLLVVVDKLLTGFDAPPCTYLYIDKSMQDHGLFQAICRVNRLDGDDKDFGYIVDYKDLFKKVENAIAVYT
- a CDS encoding restriction endonuclease subunit S → MEVKAGYKQTEVGVIPKDWEIKLLPDICRFRGGKAHEQHISDFGRFVCVNSKFISTNGCVRKYSTVNFCCAKRNDVLMVMSDLPNGKALAKAFLADQDNLYAVNQRVCALTPYRDCPKYLFYVLNRNPYFLGFDDGVNQTHLLNPVFQKCLLSLPPTKAEQEAIAEALSDANALIESLDQLLAKKRHIKQGAMQELLTGKKRLPGFSGEWEVKRLGEILTVCHGKSQSDVEATDGQYPILASGGEIGRANRFLYDKPSVLIGRKGTIDQPQYMDTPFWTVDTLFYSVVHEPNHAKFMFYRFCLIDWKQHNEASGVPSLNARTIEKIEISSPAPDEQSAIAAILSDMDVSIGALEAKLSKTRQLKQGMMQELLTGRIRLV
- a CDS encoding type I restriction-modification system subunit M → MALKKSELYSSLWSSCDELRGGMDASQYKDYVLVLLFIKYVSDKYAGQPYAPITIPRGASFKDMVALKGKSDIGDQINKKIIAPLANANKLSDFPDFNDAAKLGSGKEMVDRLTNLIAIFENPALDFSKNRADDDDILGDAYEYLMRHFATESGKSKGQFYTPAEVSRIMAQISGIRTAKTSAATTVYDPTCGSGSLLLKVGTEAGTPVTLYGQEKDAATSGLARMNMILHNNPTALIMQGNTLADPKFKEGDTLKTFNYVVANPPFSDKRWSTGLDPLNDPFERFKAFGVPPAKQGDYAYLLHIVRSLKSTGKGACILPHGVLFRGNAEADIRRALVRKGYIKGIIGLPANLFYGTGIPACIVVIDKEDAQARKGVFMIDASGGFMKDGPKNRLRSMDIHKIVDVFNKRLDVPKYARMVPFAEIEKNEFNLNLPRYIDSQTPEDLQDIAGHLQGGIPAADVDALQRYWDVCPKLRHSLFKKSRPGYFALTVEKSTIKSAIYEHPEFAAFIVGMNAHFAAWRKKTAAKLKALQAGCHPKEVIAALAEGLLAHYAGKPLIDPYDIYQHLMDYWADTMQDDGYLIAADGWKAETTRIIEKDKKGREKDKGWTCDLVPKSLIVARYFVKDQRDVDQLAAELEGVTAHLTEMEEEHSGEDGAFAELDKVNKANVASRLKEIKGDKEAKDEAAVLNQWLKYNNKEAELKKQLKETEVALDTKAYAYYPKLSESDIKTLVVDDKWLATLDAAINGEMDRISRQLTQRVKELAERYETPLPQMVNRLAELEAKVNRHLEKMGFSWK